A section of the Salmo salar chromosome ssa05, Ssal_v3.1, whole genome shotgun sequence genome encodes:
- the fhl1 gene encoding four and a half LIM domains protein 1 isoform X2, with amino-acid sequence MTERFDCYYCRDNLHGKKYVMKDEKHVCTKCFDKLCANTCAECRRPIGADAKELNHKNRHWHEDCFRCAKCYKPLANEPFGARDDGKIMCGTCGSREDGNRCQACYKVVMPGTQNVEYKNKVWHEECFTCFECKQPIRSQSFLNKGDDIFCGPCHEKKFAKKCFHCKQPITTGGISYQDQPWHSECFVCHTCRKGLAGTRFTSHEEQVYCVDCYKTSVAKQCNGCKNPITGFGHGTNVVNYEGHSWHEYCFNCKKCSLSLANKRFVINGEDIYCPDCAKKL; translated from the exons ATGACGGAACGCTTTGACTGTTACTATTGCCGTGACAACCTGCATGGGAAGAAGTATGTGATGAAGGATGAGAAGCACGTGTGTACAAAGTGCTTCGACAAGCTCTGTGCCAACACATGCGCCGAATGCCGTCGCCCCATTGGGGCTGATGCCAAG gAGCTGAACCATAAGAACCGTCACTGGCACGAGGACTGCTTCCGCTGTGCCAAGTGCTACAAGCCCCTGGCTAACGAGCCCTTCGGTGCCAGGGACGACGGCAAGATCATGTGTGGCACGTGTGGCTCCCGCGAGGATGGCAACCGGTGCCAGGCCTGCTACAAGGTGGTCATGCCAG GCACCCAGAACGTGGAGTATAAGAACAAGGTGTGGCATGAGGAGTGCTTCACCTGCTTCGAGTGCAAGCAACCAATCCGCTCGCAGAGCTTCCTGAACAAGGGCGACGACATATTCTGCGGCCCGTGCCATGAGAAGAAATTTGCCAAGAAATGCTTCCACTGCAAGCAG CCCATCACCACAGGTGGTATAAGCTACCAGGACCAGCCCTGGCACTCCGAGTGCTTTGTGTGTCATACATGCCGTAAGGGCCTGGCCGGAACCCGCTTCACCTCCCACGAGGAGCAGGTCTACTGTGTGGACTGCTACAAGACCTCCGTGGCCAAGCAGTGCAATGGCTGCAAGAATCCCATCACAG GGTTTGGCCATGGGACCAACGTGGTGAACTACGAGGGTCACTCCTGGCACGAGTACTGCTTCAACTGCAAGAAATGCTCCCTCTCCCTGGCCAACAAGCGCTTTGTCATCAACGGAGAGGACATCTACTGCCCTGACTGTGCTAAGAAGCTGTGA
- the fhl1 gene encoding four and a half LIM domains protein 1 isoform X1 has product MAYRLSGPRSYSTSTMTERFDCYYCRDNLHGKKYVMKDEKHVCTKCFDKLCANTCAECRRPIGADAKELNHKNRHWHEDCFRCAKCYKPLANEPFGARDDGKIMCGTCGSREDGNRCQACYKVVMPGTQNVEYKNKVWHEECFTCFECKQPIRSQSFLNKGDDIFCGPCHEKKFAKKCFHCKQPITTGGISYQDQPWHSECFVCHTCRKGLAGTRFTSHEEQVYCVDCYKTSVAKQCNGCKNPITGFGHGTNVVNYEGHSWHEYCFNCKKCSLSLANKRFVINGEDIYCPDCAKKL; this is encoded by the exons ATGGCTTACAGACTTTCAG gGCCGAGGAGCTACTCTACTTCCACCATGACGGAACGCTTTGACTGTTACTATTGCCGTGACAACCTGCATGGGAAGAAGTATGTGATGAAGGATGAGAAGCACGTGTGTACAAAGTGCTTCGACAAGCTCTGTGCCAACACATGCGCCGAATGCCGTCGCCCCATTGGGGCTGATGCCAAG gAGCTGAACCATAAGAACCGTCACTGGCACGAGGACTGCTTCCGCTGTGCCAAGTGCTACAAGCCCCTGGCTAACGAGCCCTTCGGTGCCAGGGACGACGGCAAGATCATGTGTGGCACGTGTGGCTCCCGCGAGGATGGCAACCGGTGCCAGGCCTGCTACAAGGTGGTCATGCCAG GCACCCAGAACGTGGAGTATAAGAACAAGGTGTGGCATGAGGAGTGCTTCACCTGCTTCGAGTGCAAGCAACCAATCCGCTCGCAGAGCTTCCTGAACAAGGGCGACGACATATTCTGCGGCCCGTGCCATGAGAAGAAATTTGCCAAGAAATGCTTCCACTGCAAGCAG CCCATCACCACAGGTGGTATAAGCTACCAGGACCAGCCCTGGCACTCCGAGTGCTTTGTGTGTCATACATGCCGTAAGGGCCTGGCCGGAACCCGCTTCACCTCCCACGAGGAGCAGGTCTACTGTGTGGACTGCTACAAGACCTCCGTGGCCAAGCAGTGCAATGGCTGCAAGAATCCCATCACAG GGTTTGGCCATGGGACCAACGTGGTGAACTACGAGGGTCACTCCTGGCACGAGTACTGCTTCAACTGCAAGAAATGCTCCCTCTCCCTGGCCAACAAGCGCTTTGTCATCAACGGAGAGGACATCTACTGCCCTGACTGTGCTAAGAAGCTGTGA